One region of Daphnia pulicaria isolate SC F1-1A chromosome 7, SC_F0-13Bv2, whole genome shotgun sequence genomic DNA includes:
- the LOC124349398 gene encoding 3'-5' RNA helicase YTHDC2-like: MDKYNPSLAAAKLDVVNERIDQHMCQLFHTEVLKKFSHDSQTEEILLPSVLNNLKEQKSFVFRVSDGMGMNIRSSKNSNIVLTKKPDPIRSNFNFLQLAQASTLLLAEDLKNVLLDNDPPQSVRFNDKSNRGKFSDNVSPLSMNRIAGRLNLSDKPPCIPLFGESAAFVHHRRNLPIFKYRQEILNQLECQQVVVIAGNVGCGKTTQVPQYILENAYEKKGACRIISIQPRRLSVHAALDRVIAERGVTGDRLVGHQTRLESKGTVNCPLIFCTTGVFLRSLIENDRCLKGITHVIIDQVHERDRFTDLLLGVFRLRLSQYPDLRLILLSADMAPHALGNYFHQEKIIRVPVSSNPVSQLFLEDILTCTKFLSKQKLLTGAGGVKGELTLGPATVFDELITEAWYNGSDLIFLHIMKLVRDGAMPIDYQHSQTGITVLMASANHGKLDIVKMAISLGADPTLQVKGMTSYDLANEFARPEVADLLLSYSQVFYNEVGNNVVIQEPLTVNYNSPDDVLKSFYAKYSQDHANLDLIIEVLNYVQGYSQPGTILVLLPAYSEVVELRDMIIASTSSLKNKLEVHTLHGHLFPNDFKKIFCPAPADKRKVILSTNIAETSISFDDVICVIDSGLFRDRENDVVFTNPKKTQWISKASAAQRVMHVRNGGIVFHLYPRSTLDGLQEYPVPEITRDSLIDVCLFARLIIPEDMRLPQFFCSLPDGPPTTAVHQAIEILESIDAFDSQSKVTDVGLRLIDLSVEPRLGKILLVSVGLRCLDPVLTIICCLARDDPFITPVSPDERKVAIMRRYDLAPDYLSDHLALLRAYHLWEKGNDEGRKRQVCQENYLSVANIELVFLLRVLLVGELRASGYVRSRGSADIRNLNIHSESWTAIKAALTAGLYPNLARYSPTDGGIITQNETRSQFHFTSTLLVQEGRNNGLGFVAASSADTSSIHPLLQKHSSKTSHTVLTSPWVIFEDQQRAGQFTVLRCCSVVTPITALLFAGHLGSEIQTVQLNQNEHQEILNHLEESDEDSDDIDDDEMRKLCQELHLQHISEDILGLNRVAKSNKRLSRPRKHFVILKIDEFIGFVVDSYVAQLIMNTREKFQTILAKCIREPGRNCSVGEEGVLRTVLSLLSSEEMGMQVPQPSGVGRRPTNVSADSMLVTPELKPEELYPIRRYMTYTPPPKGYSYESHEYNNSFVTSGIGSTASKNRIKPNRLNKTTDYREVFPNPTPVPSMNLSFQGTPSVMPNVTPVRGRPLCKSYSYNYSEGN; the protein is encoded by the exons ATGGATAAGTATAATCCTTCACTTGCTGCTGCGAAACTAGATGTTGTAAATGAACGTATCGATCAGCATATGTGTCAGCTCTTTCATACTGAAGTTCTGAAAAAGTTTAGCCATGATAGTCAAACAGAAG AAATTCTACTTCCCTCTGTGCTCAACAATCTCAAGGAGCAAAAATCTTTTGTATTCCGTGTGTCTGATGGAATGGGCATGAATATAAGATCTTCTAA GAATTCAAATATTGTGTTGACGAAGAAGCCAGATCCTATCAGAAGCAATTTCAACTTTCTTCAACTTGCTCAAGCTTCAACATTACTACTTGCTGAAGATTTGAAGAATGTCTTACTTGACAATGATCCTCCTCAATCAGTTCGATTTAATGATAAATCTAACCGAGGGAAATTCAGTGACA ATGTGTCCCCATTGAGTATGAACCGAATTGCCGGACGTTTGAACTTATCCGACAAACCACCATGTATCCCACTGTTTGGTGAAAGCGCCGCCTTTGTGCATCATCGCCGAAATTTGcccatttttaaatatcgcCAAGAGATCCTAAACCAGTTAGAATGTCAGCAAGTCGTAGTTATCGCTGGCAATGTGGGCTGTGGTAAAACAACTCAAGTTCCGCAGTACATATTGGAAAATgcatatgaaaaaaaaggagcctgCCGGATTATCAGCATCCAGCCACGCCGATTATCTGTTCATGCTGCTCTTGATCGCGTCATTGCAGAACGAG GTGTGACTGGAGACAGATTAGTAGGACATCAAACTCGACTTGAATCCAAAGGCACAGTCAATTGTCCGCTAATATTTTGCACGACTGGAGTCTTCCTTCGATCCCTTATAGAAAATGATCGTTGTCTTAAAGGGATAACTCATGTCATCATCGATCAGGTGCACGAACGTGACAGATTCACGGATCTTCTATTGGGTGTTTTTCGCCTGCGGCTGTCTCAATACCCGGATTTGCGGCTTATCCTTCTATCCGCCGACATGGCGCCTCATGCCCTAGGCAACTATTTTCATCAGGAAAAGATCATTAGAGTTCCAGTGTCGTCCAATCCCGTATCACAGCTGTTTTTGGAGGACATTCTCACCtgcacaaaattcttgtcaaagcAAAAACTTTTAACTGGGGCTGGAGGAGTCAAGGGAGAGTTAACCCTGGGCCCGGCAACTGTATTTGATGAACTCATCACCGAG gCTTGGTACAATGGTTCCGACTTAATCTTCTTACACATTATGAAACTGGTGCGTGACGGTGCTATGCCCATTGACTACCAGCACTCTCAGACCGGTATCACCGTCTTAATGGCCTCCGCAAATCACGGCAAACTGGACATAGTCAAGATGGCCATTTCTTTGGGGGCTGATCCTACTCTTCAAGTCAAAGGCATGACATCATACGATTTGGCAAACGAATTTGCTCGCCCCGAAGTGGCCGACTTGCTTTTATCTTACAGCCAAGTGTTCTACAATGAAGTTGGCAACAATGTCGTCATTCAGGAGCCTTTAACAGTGAACTACAATTCGCCAGATGATGTTTTGAAGAGTTTCTATGCAAAGTATAGTCAAGATCACGCCAACCTGGATCTGATCATCGAAGTCCTTAATTATGTTCAGGGCTATTCTCAACCTGGAACTATCCTTGTTTTACTACCAGCTTATAGCGAGGTCGTTGAACTCAGAGACATGATTATCGCTAGCACTTCATCACTCAAAAACAAGTTGGAGGTGCATACCTTACATGGGCACTTGTTCCCGAATGACTTTAAGAAGATTTTCTGCCCCGCTCCGGCCGACAAGCGTAAGGTCATCCTGTCTACTAACATTGCAGAGACCAGCATCAGCTTTGACGACGTTATTTGCGTTATCGATTCGGGACTTTTTCGCGACAGAGAAAACGACGTAGTTTTcacaaacccaaaaaagacCCAATGGATTTCCaag GCTTCAGCGGCACAGCGTGTTATGCACGTTCGTAATGGTGGTATCGTCTTTCATCTGTACCCGCGTTCGACCTTGGATGGCTTGCAAGAATATCCTGTGCCCGAAATCACGCGTGATTCCTTGATTGACGTGTGCCTTTTTGCTCGCTTGATCATCCCAGAAGACATGCGATTACCGCAGTTCTTTTGCAGCTTGCCTGATGGTCCACCGACCACAGCTGTCCACCAGGCTATAGAAATCCTTGAATCTATTGATGCTTTCGACAGTCAAAGCAAG GTTACCGATGTCGGTTTGCGCCTCATTGACTTGTCAGTAGAGCCCAGATTGGGTAAAATATTGCTTGTGAGTGTTGGACTCAGGTGTCTTGATCCAGTTCTGACAATTATCTGTTGCTTGG cacgAGATGACCCTTTCATAACACCTGTGTCTCCTGACGAACGCAAAGTTGCGATTATGCGAAGGTATGATCTAGCCCCTGATTATCTCAGCGACCATCTGGCTCTTTTGAGAGCTTATCACCTGTGGGAAAAGGGTAATGACGAAGGTCGAAAGCGCCag GTTTGCCAAGAAAATTATCTTTCGGTTGCCAACATCGAGCTTGTTTTCTTGCTTCGAGTGTTGTTAGTCGGTGAACTGCGTGCCAGTGGGTACGTTCGCAGCCGCGGGAGCGCAGATATTCGCAATCTCAATATTCACTCTGAAAGTTGGACAGCTATTAAAGCCGCGCTAACTGCGGGTCTGTATCCCAACCTTGCGCGTTACTCACCAACAGATGGCGGCATTATTACCCAGAACGAAACGCGAtctcaatttcattttacttCCACTCTTCTGGTTCAAGAAGGACGAAATAATGGTTTGGGATTTGTCGCTGCTTCTTCAGCTGACACTTCTTCAATCCATCCG TTGCTCCAGAAACATTCATCAAAAACATCCCATACTGTCCTGACTAGCCCTTGGGTCATATTCGAAGATCAACAAAGAGCAGGACAATTTACTGTGCTTCGTTGCTGTAGTGTTGTTACACCCATCACTGCCCTCCTTTTTGCCGGCCATCTGGGATCTGAAATTCAAACCGTCCAACTCAATcag AATGAGCATCAAGAGATACTTAATCATTTGGAAGAAAGTGACGAAGATTCCGATGAtatcgatgatgatgaaatgcGAAAGTTATGCCAAGAACTGCATTTGCAACATATAAGCGAGGATATCCTTGGCCTCAATAGGGTCGCCAAGAGCAACAAAAGACTGTCGAGACCACGGAAACATTTTGTTATCTTAAAAATCGACGAATTCATTGGTTTCGTAGTTGATTCCTATGTTGCCCAGCTCATCATGAACACTCGGGAAAAGTTTCag acaattttggccaaatgtATTCGAGAGCCAGGAAGGAATTGCAGCGTCGGGGAAGAAGGCGTCCTACGTACCGTGCTCAGTTTGCTCTCATCGGAAGAAATGGGTATGCAGGTACCTCAGCCATCGGGAGTTGGCAGGCGACCAACAAACGTTTCGGCCGATTCCATGTTGGTTACTCCAGAGCTCAAACCAGAAGAGTTATATCCCATCAGGCGATACATGACGTACACCCCTCCACCCAAAGGCTATTCATATGAAAGTCATGAGTataacaacagctttgttacCTCTGGAATTGGCTCGACTGCCTCCAAGAACCGAATCAAACCAAACAGGCTGAACAAGACTACCGATTATCGAGAAGTATTCCCGAACCCAACACCTGTACCCTCTATGAATTTAAGCTTCCAAGGAACGCCCAGCGTGATGCCCAACGTCACTCCTGTCCGCGGCCGACCCCTCTGCAAGTCTTATAGTTACAATTACTCTGAAGGAAATTGa
- the LOC124349703 gene encoding charged multivesicular body protein 7-like gives MGSSESFSSEVFKLPDCWKDDVRMTALFALPRNESLNPHDWVGKYKFWKELILEWATFNHKIMFDVEDLKKVFCRNGKYPASLNRVLDEMKKNGDVAAKDQYCYQADQSSSSWAKWGVSLVTSSVAWSWKKVMNSLPDTTETLQTFVVPSVLKERCEQILQLPIASTEEIMELEELTDEHSEIFNDDEETQLILNHLQQIGKVAIESSSDQTMIKFIVPTVKAKQSQLNNSGWSISPAKQKEKAIEITEVDRSLATLKRTEKLLNDEIDNMESEMKSLEQTARTRLKEGSRGAAKAALYRRKQLQAVYDKRNQALSNIQTMKLQLAQAKTDSKVMEAYKIGLSALKNSFGDPSMNEEKIQDTLFELETVLEQQRDIENIMSQSIVQEEGESDLEEELKNILAESEEAQAEQEEEQELVLPAVPTESPTKKEELSARLERLRSP, from the exons ATGGGTTCTTCTGAATCTTTTTCCTCAGAAGTGTTCAAATTGCCTGATTGTTGGAAAGATGATGTTCGCATGACAGCTCTTTTTGCATTACCCAGAAATGAATCTCTCAATCCACATGATTGGGTTGGGAAGTATAAGTTTTGGAAAGAGCTCATCCTGGAGTGGGCCACATTTAATCATAAAATAATGTTTGATGTTGAAGATTTAAAGAAAGTGTTCTGTCGGAATGGAAAATATCCAGCCTCACTAAATAGGGTTCTGGATGAAATGAAGAa AAATGGTGATGTTGCTGCTAAGGATCAATATTGCTATCAAGCAGACCAGTCTTCATCATCATGGGCAAAATGGGGTGTTAGTCTTGTTACATCATCTGTTGCATGGTCTTGGAAAAAAGTGATGAATTCCCTTCCAGATACTACTGAAACTCTTCAAACTTTTGTAGTTCCAAGTGTATTGAAG GAGAGGTGTGAACAGATTCTTCAACTGCCAATAGCTTCCACAGAAGAAATAATGGAATTAGAAGAACTGACAGATGAGCACTCTGAAATATtcaatgatgatgaagagacCCAGCTGATCTTGAACCACCTCCAGCAGATTGGAAAGGTGGCTATTGAGTCATCCTCGGATCAAACAATGATCAAATTTATCGTGCCAACGGTAAAGGCCAAGCAGTCACAACTAAATAATTCTGGATGGAGCATCTCTcctgcaaaacaaaaagaaaaggctaTTGAAATCACTGAAGTCGATCGCAGTTTGGCCACCCTTAAACGAACTGAAAAATTGCTCAATGACGAAATTGATAATATGGAAAGTGAAATGAAGTCACTGGAACAGACGGCGCGTACACGACTGAAAGAAGGTTCTCGTGGAGCT GCCAAAGCTGCTTTGTATCGACGCAAACAATTGCAGGCTGTCTATGACAAGCGAAATCAAGCCTTATCTAATATCCAGACTATGAAACTTCAGCTGGCTCAAGCTAAAACAGATTCAAAG GTTATGGAAGCCTACAAAATCGGCCTTTCTGCATTGAAGAATTCATTTGGCGATCCCTCGATGAACGAGGAAAAGATTCAAGACACTCTATTCGAACTGGAGACCGTGTTGGAGCAACAACGTGATATTGAGAATATCATGTCACAGAGTATAGTCCAAGAAGAAGGTGAATCCGACCTGGAAGAAGAACTGAAAAATATCTTGGCCGAAAGTGAAGAAGCACAGgctgaacaagaagaagaacaggaaCTCGTCTTACCTGCCGTCCCCACAGAAAGTCcaactaaaaaagaagaactctCTGCGCGACTTGAACGACTCCGCTCCCCTTAA
- the LOC124349662 gene encoding QRFP-like peptide receptor, which translates to MIVFSGPTVPSRTALQWSRLGNPLQESLWNVDQPQRSVKPFDLAKQKQVNLSDLANVTIDILCRLQILYNNNNTGDEWVWELSDVNISDIVDALGLDGYVALSDVIVLPLWFKILMTLLFVGCLIWACISNVRMLVAIGIRRSSWSKTNVLIGALALSDLLTVSCATPTEISFVINDLNVWNFGQLGCVSFPFLQSAAILSNALILCLIAYDRYVCVVKMHPNAINQKPGWSIVGSIITVWIVSIGIALPSFWIWRVYYFILVDDIPDPEIGMDFCSVFPTCNDNSKLGPKVYPAYHIMLCGAIFVPLFLLFVVLYGRIGHFLWVRSPIGTGDSSNLQLARKKRIAWALFWLVFWFFFCRMPNWIFVVVTMFVDEEQTSGLQMLKSTLVFLSVLNTLINPWLYSQLNEPLKKNLKSCNEKLCGQISSLYCCGTDSKIGLQDEQEQQNQVEPEEPRVVQQQPNEVAIFTLANKQVHVDVVTLSSSKNKTRQTYLE; encoded by the exons atgattgttTTTAGTGGACCAACCGTACCGAGCCGAACGGCGTTACAATGGTCACGCTTGGGAAATCCTTTGCAAGAATCATTATGGAACGTCGATCAACCGCAGAGATCCGTCAAACCCTTCGATTTAGCCAAGCAAAAACAAGTGAATCTGTCCGACTTGGCCAATGTCACCATTGACATTTTATGTCGACTTCAGATactttacaacaacaacaacaccggtGACGAATGG GTTTGGGAGTTGTCTGACGTCAACATTAGCGATATCGTTGACGCCCTCGGATTGGATGGATATGTAGCGCTAAGTGACGTCATCGTACTGCCCCTATGGTTTAAAATCTTGATGACACTGCTCTTTGTCGGTTGCCTAATTTGGGCTTGCATCAGTAACGTGCGCATGCTCGTCGCCATTGGCATTCGCAG ATCGTCTTGGTCCAAAACAAATGTGCTGATCGGAGCTTTAGCCCTAAGCGACTTGTTGACTGTCAGTTGTGCCACTCCGACCGAAATCTCGTTCGTGATTAATGACCTGAATGTTTGG AATTTCGGACAACTGGGTTGTGTCAGTTTCCCATTCCTACAGAGCGCTGCCATTCTTAGTAATGCGCtcattttgtgtttgattgCATACGATCGCTATGTCTGTGTGGTCAAGATGCATCCAAATGCCATCAATCAAAAACCAGGATGGTCAATCGTAGGGTCTATAATAACTGTTTGGATCGTTTCTATCg GTATCGCTCTGCCCTCATTTTGGATTTGGCGCGTCTactatttcattttggttGACGACATTCCTGACCCAGAAATTGGAATGGACTTTTGCAGTGTTTTCCCAACATGCAACGACAACTCCAAATTAGGTCCTAAAGTCTATCCGGCCTATCATATT ATGTTATGTGGGGCCATTTTCGTACCACTATTCCTCCTCTTCGTGG TACTCTACGGCCGAATTGGTCATTTCCTCTGGGTACGTTCGCCGATTGGAACAGGTGATTCATCTAACCTCCAACTGGCAAGGAAGAAACGAATAG CTTGGGCCCTATTCTGGCTTGTGTTTTGGTTCTTCTTTTGCCGAATGCCCAACTGGATTTTCGTGGTGGTCACAATGTTTGTAGATGAAGAACAAACCAGCGGCTTGCAAATGCTAAAAAGTACTTTGGTGTTTCTTTCGGTACTAAACACCCTCATCAATCCATGGCTCTACTCTCAGCTCAACGAACCactgaagaaaaatttgaaaagttgcAATGAAAAGCTCTGTGGGCAAATCTCCAGTTTGTATTGTTGTGGCACTGACAGTAAAATTGGTCTTCAAGACGAACAAGAACAACAAAATCAAGTCGAACCGGAAGAGCCGAGAGTCgttcaacaacaaccaaacgaAGTAGCCATTTTTACACTTGCCAACAAACAAGTTCACGTCGATGTGGTGACCCTGTCAAGTTCCAAGAACAAAACACGCCAAACTTATTTGGAATGA
- the LOC124349904 gene encoding uncharacterized protein LOC124349904 isoform X1 has product MGALDNKLFVKKGMYILAGVFSLLGIIFNSVALGTNNWIVSEGSQNSTEDPSVISVNYGLFNGHKSLKGKLDISPVSYSLAVYCLSGEGICLVSCGTTDEEKQQEFDYLRFGAQPFACSPKTAIRSTSRSHLIQLANDIPVERTSRSEPVRPNEEFMDYGLWVTTLVFLSFMLAFQIISAGLCFFNTATVPIETLVGPMGIYLSNGVVVLTGLITLSLWGDLYSSELSSELAIQETILDKYIMSSTNLGFSYWFVLWTLILAIATMVCIRFRNSLKKFSNQNDGVERSAPGGMLY; this is encoded by the exons atgggcGCTCTAGACAATAAGTTGTTTGTTAAAAAAGGCATGTACATTTTGGCAGGTGTTTTTAGTTTACTTGGTATAATCTTCAACAGTGTTGCATTGGGTACCAATAACTGGATTGTCTCCGAAGGCAGTC aaaattCGACGGAGGATCCTTCTGTGATTTCGGTAAACTATGGACTGTTTAATGGCCACAAATCGTTAAAAGGGAAATTGGATATTTCGCCGGTTTCCTACAGTTTGGCAG tttatTGTCTTTCTGGCGAAGGCATTTGCTTGGTGAGCTGCGGAACGAcagacgaagaaaaacaacaggaATTTGATTATCTCAGATTTGGCGCACAGCCTTTTGCATGCAGTCCTAAAACAGCAATAAGGTCTACTAGCAG ATCTCATCTTATACAACTGGCAAATGATATTCCCGTTGAACGAACTTCACGTTCAGAACCAGTAAGACCGAACGAAGAGTTTATGGACTACGGGCTGTGGGTTACTACCCTTGTTTTCTTATCGTTCATGCTGGCCTTTCAAATAATTTCGGCCGGGTTGTGTTTTTTCAACACGgcaactgtacccattgagaCTTTGGTAGGACCAATGGGCATCTATTTGAGCAATGGCGTTGTCG TTTTAACTGGATTAATTACTTTGTCGCTATGGGGGGATTTATATTCATCGGAATTGTCATCTGAATTAGCGATTCAAGAAACAATACTAGATAAATACATCATGAGCTCGACTAACCTCGGCTTCTCGTATTG gtTTGTACTTTGGACTCTGATACTGGCTATCGCTACAATGGTGTGCATTCGGTTCCGcaactctttaaaaaaattcagcaaCCAGAACGATGGCGTAGAAAGATCAGCTCCAGGCGGAATGTTATACTAG
- the LOC124350045 gene encoding uncharacterized protein LOC124350045 — protein MPQLGADKEQSSGSSMLNTDDFSTTSETTSSKGLAPSVLNFCSSVHYQPLRNIMEENIRMRQAMNSMVLTLNRWIHQNKEQTEQVKLLVNTLKESEEQKEKEQKELRQKLEAMTIQMKARESDLATERQNRLQSDREKEVAKQMILKLQQENWGLRKARSRALISRDSSYSVSGFSSQPSTSMFDSPD, from the exons ATGCCGCAACTGGGGGCGGATAAGGAACAATCGTCCGGCTCGTCAATGCTCAACACTGACGATTTTAGTACTACTAGCGAAACCACAAGCAGCAAAGGGTTAGCTCCTTCGGTTCTTAATTTTTGCTCTTCCGTGCATTACCAACCGCTGAGAAACATAATGGAGGAAAACATTCGCATGCGCCAAGCCATGAATAGC ATGGTTTTGACTCTGAACCGGTGGATTCATCAAAATAAAGAGCAAACTGAACAAGTCAAATTGCTGGTTAACACCCTAAAAGAGTCAGAGGagcagaaagagaaagaacagAAAGAATTACGTCAGAAGTTGGAGGCTATGACAATTCAA ATGAAAGCTCGTGAATCAGATTTAGCCACCGAACGACAAAACCGATTACAGTCTGATCGGGAAAAAGAAGTCGCCAAACAAATGATTCTCAAGTTGCAACAGGAGAATTGGGGGCTAAGAAAAGCCCGTTCA AGAGCTTTAATCTCTCGTGATTCGAGTTATTCCGTAAGCGGATTTTCTAGTCAACCATCAACCTCCATGTTCGACTCTCCCGATTGA
- the LOC124349904 gene encoding uncharacterized protein LOC124349904 isoform X2 has translation MGALDNKLFVKKGMYILAGVFSLLGIIFNSVALGTNNWIVSEGSQNSTEDPSVISVNYGLFNGHKSLKGKLDISPVSYSLAVYCLSGEGICLVSCGTTDEEKQQEFDYLRFGAQPFACSPKTAIRSHLIQLANDIPVERTSRSEPVRPNEEFMDYGLWVTTLVFLSFMLAFQIISAGLCFFNTATVPIETLVGPMGIYLSNGVVVLTGLITLSLWGDLYSSELSSELAIQETILDKYIMSSTNLGFSYWFVLWTLILAIATMVCIRFRNSLKKFSNQNDGVERSAPGGMLY, from the exons atgggcGCTCTAGACAATAAGTTGTTTGTTAAAAAAGGCATGTACATTTTGGCAGGTGTTTTTAGTTTACTTGGTATAATCTTCAACAGTGTTGCATTGGGTACCAATAACTGGATTGTCTCCGAAGGCAGTC aaaattCGACGGAGGATCCTTCTGTGATTTCGGTAAACTATGGACTGTTTAATGGCCACAAATCGTTAAAAGGGAAATTGGATATTTCGCCGGTTTCCTACAGTTTGGCAG tttatTGTCTTTCTGGCGAAGGCATTTGCTTGGTGAGCTGCGGAACGAcagacgaagaaaaacaacaggaATTTGATTATCTCAGATTTGGCGCACAGCCTTTTGCATGCAGTCCTAAAACAGCAATAAG ATCTCATCTTATACAACTGGCAAATGATATTCCCGTTGAACGAACTTCACGTTCAGAACCAGTAAGACCGAACGAAGAGTTTATGGACTACGGGCTGTGGGTTACTACCCTTGTTTTCTTATCGTTCATGCTGGCCTTTCAAATAATTTCGGCCGGGTTGTGTTTTTTCAACACGgcaactgtacccattgagaCTTTGGTAGGACCAATGGGCATCTATTTGAGCAATGGCGTTGTCG TTTTAACTGGATTAATTACTTTGTCGCTATGGGGGGATTTATATTCATCGGAATTGTCATCTGAATTAGCGATTCAAGAAACAATACTAGATAAATACATCATGAGCTCGACTAACCTCGGCTTCTCGTATTG gtTTGTACTTTGGACTCTGATACTGGCTATCGCTACAATGGTGTGCATTCGGTTCCGcaactctttaaaaaaattcagcaaCCAGAACGATGGCGTAGAAAGATCAGCTCCAGGCGGAATGTTATACTAG